One Nicotiana tabacum cultivar K326 chromosome 23, ASM71507v2, whole genome shotgun sequence genomic window, TCGGCAATATCAGTAGATGATACATTGAAGATCATAACCTGCAGGTTAGATGATTATAGCAGATTTCTGTCCAATTTAGGGAGAGTTTCTCCTCGTATTGGAGTTTTATACTGGGGCTATACGGGCTGATGATTTCTTTGCCAGGGAACAACAGAAGAGGCTAGCTGCACTTCAGACAGAGCTTGGAAAAGCCAGTCAGGAAGGTTTTGTATCGAAGAATCTATTGGATAACAGTGagagggattcaaagaaaaagcTTCTAGCTGTTGTAGGTGTCTCAACAAATTTTGGCAACAAAAAGAACAGAGATGCGATCCGCAAAGCATGGATGCCTACTGGTTgggctttctttttctctcccctTTTTTCTTGGTTTCTTTTGGTCGGGCTTGTGAAGCTAAAATTCAACCAACTCCACTAAGAGGCTGAACTTATGTTTCAGCTCTGTTGAACACATTTAGACTGGACTGTGTTGAATTCCTAGCAATATCGTTGTCTTGTCTTAATTACAAGTATCTGTTAGTATAACCGCTATCATGATGAATTAACTGACTTAACATTCTTTCTACTAAATTTATAAGCTATTTTTGGCAGGTGCTGCTCTTAAAAAATTAGAGGAGGAGAAAGGTATAGTAATACGATTCGTCATAGGAAGAAGGTATCTACCTCGATAAATTTGAACTAAATGAAGGATACACCATAATGCTCTTTGCAAAAAGGATTACTAGATGCTTCTTTCAATCTTTGCACTTAATTGACTGTACACCTCATGCAGTTCAAGTCGCGGAGACAGTTCAGATAGAGCCATTGATGATGAGAGCAGGCGTTCCAATGActtcataattattgtatgtgcATCTTTTGCACATCATTTCTTACAAGCTTAGTGTTTTGTTATCTACTAAAAATAGCAAGTTTGCAACCATAAAAGAAACGAGCTTGGAGAATTAAATTGACCGACAGTTGTTTTTCGAACTATCAAAGTAGATCAAATCTTCCTGGATTATTCGCATCCCTCCTCAACCacagaaataaataataattaatacaGGGGATATCGATAATGTTGTTGTTAGCACACTCATGTCGTACGGGCTTGTTTTCATGTCTTTACGTATATGCCTTACCAGTGTTCTGAAAATCATTTTACTTTACTGTGTAAATTCCAGTTCTAGAAGGATATGTATCTACAAGACTTGATATGttaacattattttctttctaaGCAGAATGATCATGTGGAGTCCCCTCAAGAGCAAGCAAAAAAGACAAAGTTATTTTTCGTTCATGCTGCTGAGAATTGGGATGCTGAGTTTTATGCCAAGGTCAACGACAATATCTATGTTAATATTGGTACGCAGTATTAGGAGCCTCCAATACATACATTAGCATTTCAGTTTTATTTTCTATAGTCTGTGCTCTGCTCATGTTTTTCCCTTATCTATGATTTAATTTTGCCTTCCTTTTAGGAAACTGTTATGGGAGATTTGAAATTATCAATTTCTTTAGACTTAAGTGTGGGAATATGATCTACTAAAGAGTTTTCAAATGTATGTTATCATCGGCATGTATGTTAGCATTGGCATCTTGAATCTGGAAGTGGAATAAAGAACTAGAATGAAATAGTACCTAGGCGATTTTTAGATTTTCATTCTTGTCAAGGTGTAGGCTTCTCAAAGAGTGAATAAGGATTTTACATGAAGtcacaaaaatgtacaaaaaggCTGTTGCAAAGTGGTGCCATATTACCTTAATATTAAAAGGCATGGTGCAAGTGTGTGGTCAACCAGGCCTAGATTGATTACCCAGAGTGAGCAAAAGTAGATTGGCCATATTGCATCAAGGTTGTTCAAACAATATATCGCTTCATTTTCCAAAGCTAGGATCAAAATGAATCCGATTAAATTATGATTTTGAGAATTCCAACAACTATTGTGAATTCCTTATGTTAGGGTTTCTTTTGATTAAAGAAAGAATAAAGTAACTATGAATATGAAATCATTGTCTATTTATTCAATAGATTGTATCTAGATGTCAATGAGAAATCTTTTAGGATTTTCTTAGTCTCTACTCTCTAACCATCAGGCAGAGTTGATTGGAGATAGCCCCTTGAGATAGTAACATCCTAGAGATAGAATCTGGATCGGCTATGTCCTTTACAGAATACAATAACAGATAGCTAATGAAACATAATACCATAGCCCATATCTGATGATCTTCTATGCTGAATTCttaacataatatatatatattaaaaaaaatgccTCATGCTTATTAGCTTTAGTTTATCCACAGATGCTGTTGGAGCCGTACTTGCCAGCCATTTGGATAAGCCTCGTGTTTACATAGGGTGTATGAAATCTGGCGAAGTCTTTTCACAGCCGTGAGTTTGTCTTGTTAATTGGATGATTGCTATATTTCTGAAATAATAATCTGAGAATAGAGTAAAATTTAACCATAacctaaattttatttcttattcaCAGGGAAAACAAGTGGTATGAGCCAGAATGGTGGAAATTTGGGGATGGAAAATCGTGAGTTGTTCCTTCTATTACTGTAAATCATCTGGCTGATGCAAGCAGTGCTAGATATGACTATAGAGGTTTACTGCTGCATGTGTTGTATTTATACCTCTCTTCTGTCTGGTGCTAGTTGCTGGTGACTCTTGATTGAAACTATTGATCATGCTGTATTGGATTGatatcttcttccttttcttcgtTCTTTATTCTTTGTGTTAGCAACCTTGAAGTAGGCTAATTTCCTTATGCTAATATTTGTTGGAGAAGTTGAACACAATATTTGTGAATGGAGATTATTTAGAGATGTATAACTGCCACCAGGAGGGGCTTTCTTGACATTCTGGTTCTTCGATTTTCTTGCTATCATCGTGGTTCTAGGGAAATGGTTTGCTTAATTGCATTATTTGGCTTGAATCTAAGGCTTCTGCTGCTTCCTGAACTCcaaaactttttattttgatCTATGAAGCAGGATAGAGAGGGATTAATCTCTTTCTTTTAGGGCTGAAATCCAGTGATTTTACAGCCTAAAAAAGAGGTGCATTGGCTGGAAAATTTTGCTGTTTTGTGTGGGTAATAAATAAAAGGCTTGCAAACAAATTGGGAAGTTTAGGAAAGtgggaattttaattttttggaacATAAACCAAACTTGCGTCTCTCTATCAGTAATTCCAACTCGGACGTCTGAAATGCTGATTACATAGTATTTGAAAATTCTAGCAAAAGGGGAGGAGTGAAATGAGAGCATCTGCTATCATGAAACTCTGGAGTACATGTAACTTTGATGTTATTCGTCCCATTAGGAGGCTAAGAGATACGGGGTTGATAGATGTGTAGAATTCTGTATCCCCAGAATTTAGGAAACTTCCCAACTCGGACGTCTGAAATGCTGATTACATAGTATTTGAAAATTCTAGCAAAAGGGGAGGAGTGAAATGAGAGCATCTGCTATCATGAAACTCTGGAGTACATGTAACTTTGATGTTATTCGTCCCATTAGGAGGCTAAGAGATACGGGGTTGATAGATGTGTAGAATTCTGTATCCCCAGTATGCTGCATTAGTCAAGCTGCCTAATAGTAGAAACTGCAACTTTGGAAGTATCTATGGCACTTAGAACAGGTTTCATTATTAAGAAAACCTGGATATGAATATTAAGCATTTAGAATACTGTGCTCCTGCTTGATGGTTAGGAGGCAAGGTTACGCCTAACCAAGGTTGAGGAGCTAAGAGAATTTCagttaacccccccccccccaaccccccaaaaaaaaaatgtaaaaggaAGAAAAGTAGATATGTACTCATGATTTTTCTGGTCAAGCTGCTGTTCTGCTGATATTTAATCAGTCATGACAAACCTCAAGATCTGCATGCTGATGAGTTCTGCAACTTGTTTGGATGCTAATTCTTTCATCTTTTTTGTACTCTTTCGCAAACAGGTACTTCAGGCACGCTTCCGGTGAAATATTTGCGATATCAAAGGCCTTAGCTCAATTCATTTCTATCAACAG contains:
- the LOC107816262 gene encoding hydroxyproline O-galactosyltransferase HPGT1-like, whose amino-acid sequence is MNGRGSSNRLSSTSGFRSRISFLMLSMFSTMAALYVAGRLWLDSENRVYLIEELDRRTGQGHSAISVDDTLKIITCREQQKRLAALQTELGKASQEGFVSKNLLDNSERDSKKKLLAVVGVSTNFGNKKNRDAIRKAWMPTGAALKKLEEEKGIVIRFVIGRSSSRGDSSDRAIDDESRRSNDFIIINDHVESPQEQAKKTKLFFVHAAENWDAEFYAKVNDNIYVNIDAVGAVLASHLDKPRVYIGCMKSGEVFSQPENKWYEPEWWKFGDGKSYFRHASGEIFAISKALAQFISINRSILRTYAHDDVSAGSWFIGLDVKHVDEGKFCCASWSSGSVCAAA